A stretch of the Leptospira kirschneri serovar Cynopteri str. 3522 CT genome encodes the following:
- the lep gene encoding LipL41-expression chaperone Lep, whose product MKSGRKSAFLIFILIFSTLFLIECRKTPNEEECVENQMHNVKLIADASEDEIPPTMQQIMLKQILQPDMSKAIVLRCMSEKTLKQVECELKKEKFRDLKECKKFGKEELK is encoded by the coding sequence ATGAAAAGCGGGCGAAAGTCCGCTTTTCTTATTTTTATCCTAATCTTCTCAACTTTATTTCTTATCGAGTGTAGAAAAACTCCGAACGAAGAAGAATGTGTAGAAAATCAAATGCACAACGTCAAACTAATTGCAGATGCCTCCGAAGACGAAATCCCGCCTACGATGCAACAGATTATGTTGAAACAGATTCTTCAACCGGATATGTCAAAAGCGATTGTTCTACGTTGTATGTCCGAAAAAACTCTCAAACAAGTAGAATGTGAACTGAAAAAGGAAAAGTTCAGAGATTTAAAAGAATGTAAGAAATTCGGAAAAGAAGAATTAAAATGA
- the ftsZ gene encoding cell division protein FtsZ → MIRFEEETKTSPAVIKVFGVGGGGMNAVTRMSNSSLKGVEFAILNTDEQVLLRSPVENKIILGTKVTRGMGAGGDPELGLRAAEEDKERIQSIVRGSDMVFITAGMGGGTGTGAAPVIAKIAKEMKCLVVGVVTLPFSFEGRRRMEFARKGIEQLRSHVDTLILINNDSIFRVVDKSTPIDLAFQVIDDILLNAVRGISDIINNPGLINVDFADVKTIMRDTGDAVMGVGEGSGDGKVKEAVEYAINNSLLDSTSIAGASSLLINVSGGKDLTISDWNEVSGIITSQVDPNANIIVGLHEDESLSNKIRVTVIATGFHKRGKLLQNQDSVQKGTQESYGFQRKAVGMENSSLEKKDFFQDENTEQNRNSGSLRLRSSNSSSPKVEDYDIPAYLRRNSSGP, encoded by the coding sequence ATGATCCGATTTGAAGAAGAAACTAAAACGAGCCCTGCAGTGATCAAGGTGTTTGGAGTTGGTGGCGGCGGAATGAATGCGGTGACTAGAATGTCCAATTCTAGTTTGAAAGGAGTTGAGTTCGCGATTCTCAACACAGACGAACAAGTTTTACTTCGTTCTCCCGTAGAAAATAAAATCATCTTAGGAACAAAAGTCACCCGAGGTATGGGAGCCGGTGGAGATCCGGAGCTTGGGTTAAGAGCTGCGGAAGAAGATAAGGAAAGAATTCAATCCATTGTTCGCGGATCGGATATGGTTTTTATAACTGCCGGAATGGGGGGTGGGACTGGAACCGGAGCCGCGCCTGTAATTGCAAAGATCGCTAAAGAAATGAAGTGTCTCGTTGTAGGGGTGGTTACTCTTCCTTTTTCTTTTGAAGGTAGAAGGAGAATGGAATTTGCACGTAAAGGAATCGAACAACTTCGTTCTCACGTGGACACATTGATTCTAATCAATAATGATTCTATCTTTAGGGTTGTGGATAAAAGTACTCCGATTGATCTCGCCTTTCAAGTGATAGACGATATTCTTCTCAATGCAGTTCGAGGAATCAGCGACATCATTAATAATCCGGGACTAATCAACGTGGATTTTGCGGACGTGAAAACGATTATGCGTGATACCGGAGACGCAGTTATGGGAGTAGGAGAAGGAAGCGGGGACGGTAAGGTGAAAGAAGCAGTGGAATATGCAATCAACAATTCGTTGTTAGACTCTACTTCAATTGCCGGAGCTTCCTCTTTATTGATCAACGTTTCTGGTGGAAAGGATCTTACGATTTCGGATTGGAACGAAGTTTCTGGAATTATCACTTCTCAAGTTGACCCGAATGCAAATATCATCGTAGGTCTTCATGAAGACGAAAGTCTTTCTAATAAAATTAGAGTGACTGTGATCGCGACCGGTTTCCATAAACGAGGTAAATTACTTCAGAATCAGGATTCGGTTCAGAAAGGAACGCAAGAGAGTTATGGGTTTCAGAGAAAAGCTGTTGGAATGGAGAATTCCTCTCTTGAAAAGAAAGATTTTTTTCAAGATGAAAATACGGAACAAAACCGAAATTCGGGATCTTTAAGATTGCGTTCTTCGAATAGTTCTTCTCCTAAAGTGGAGGACTACGATATTCCTGCCTATCTAAGAAGAAACAGTTCTGGACCTTAA
- the ftsA gene encoding cell division protein FtsA, with protein sequence MSEPRDRIIAALDLGTSLTKVVVARPVSEYEVEIIGTGAYPSSGIKNGSIINIESTTRSIIEAVSEAELMSGQEVSVVAVNITGKTVKADNSKGVVAITNRDRTVTEPDVVRVIEAAQAIRVPADQQILHVLSKEFSVDDQTSIRDPIGMTGVRLEAEVHIVTAGITAIHNLEKCIESSGLGCEVMILSSLASSEAVLTSGEKDLGTAVLDIGAGSCDLIVYVDGGISYSSVIPFGGISVTSDISIGLKTTLETAELLKKRYGHTILSEIDPTETIEIPPISGRPARQVLREELVSIIEPRMREIFEMVDKELEKSGKKGFLAGGVILTGGGSLLEGIDTLAEDVFRLTSSRARPGGITGLAEKASSPEFSTTIGMIKYADRMTDMDQKSVDRSEGWSKKIRRWIEDNL encoded by the coding sequence ATGTCGGAACCAAGAGATAGAATTATTGCCGCCTTAGATCTGGGGACTTCGTTGACCAAAGTGGTCGTAGCTCGTCCAGTCTCTGAATACGAGGTAGAAATTATTGGAACCGGTGCTTATCCTTCTTCCGGAATTAAAAATGGGTCTATTATTAATATTGAATCTACTACACGTTCCATCATCGAAGCTGTGAGTGAAGCGGAACTTATGTCCGGTCAAGAAGTTTCTGTGGTTGCGGTTAATATCACGGGTAAAACGGTAAAGGCGGATAATTCTAAAGGAGTTGTGGCGATTACAAATCGTGATCGAACCGTAACGGAACCAGATGTAGTAAGAGTGATCGAAGCCGCACAGGCTATCCGAGTTCCTGCGGATCAACAAATCTTACACGTGCTTTCCAAGGAATTTTCTGTAGATGATCAAACCAGCATTCGAGATCCGATTGGAATGACCGGAGTTCGTCTGGAAGCGGAAGTTCACATCGTAACTGCCGGAATAACAGCAATTCATAATTTAGAAAAATGTATTGAATCGTCCGGTCTGGGTTGTGAGGTGATGATTCTTTCCAGTCTTGCTTCCTCGGAAGCGGTTTTGACTTCGGGGGAAAAAGATTTAGGAACCGCCGTGTTAGACATCGGCGCCGGAAGTTGCGACTTAATCGTATATGTAGACGGAGGAATTTCTTATTCTTCCGTAATTCCTTTCGGAGGAATTAGTGTTACGAGCGATATATCTATCGGACTTAAGACCACTTTAGAAACCGCAGAACTTTTGAAAAAAAGATATGGACATACGATTCTTTCTGAAATTGATCCGACCGAAACGATCGAAATTCCTCCGATCAGTGGCAGACCCGCAAGACAAGTTCTTCGAGAAGAACTTGTTTCTATCATTGAACCTAGAATGAGGGAAATTTTCGAGATGGTGGATAAGGAACTGGAAAAGTCAGGTAAAAAAGGATTCCTTGCAGGAGGTGTGATTCTGACAGGAGGAGGAAGCCTTCTCGAAGGAATCGATACTCTTGCCGAAGATGTATTTCGTCTAACGTCATCCAGGGCTAGACCAGGCGGAATCACTGGGCTTGCGGAAAAAGCATCTTCTCCAGAATTCTCCACGACCATTGGTATGATTAAATACGCAGACAGGATGACGGACATGGATCAAAAATCCGTGGATCGTTCGGAAGGATGGTCTAAAAAAATTAGAAGATGGATCGAAGACAATCTTTGA
- a CDS encoding cell division protein FtsQ/DivIB, with translation MRHNLIDFLREFVQKRRNVLLLALLIGILSIGMILGFGYQGMIPRELNKLIITGHEKLKTEEIVRMLEIQPGTSFDSLDLDLLENNLSRLPRINSVRITKKSEDQLLVELTERKASYVVNSNGHLYEIDPELRLLSQDDIREKDLCVLSGNFQIKNGAVQDASFRDLYNSVEHAFKMYPALKPRISEVLLQEDGEIFFFADEPIRLRIQIGTLLHRDQVRKLYAILAYFEKDKIQSELVDIRGEDAVYH, from the coding sequence ATGAGACATAATCTGATTGACTTTCTACGAGAATTTGTGCAAAAAAGAAGAAACGTCCTACTTTTGGCTCTCCTAATCGGGATTTTGAGCATTGGAATGATTCTTGGATTCGGTTATCAAGGGATGATTCCACGAGAATTGAATAAGTTAATCATTACGGGGCATGAAAAGCTTAAAACGGAAGAAATCGTAAGAATGCTTGAAATTCAACCCGGGACATCCTTTGATTCGCTGGATTTAGATCTTTTAGAGAACAACCTTTCCAGACTTCCGAGGATCAACTCCGTCCGTATTACTAAAAAGTCAGAAGATCAGCTTCTTGTGGAACTTACCGAGAGAAAAGCAAGTTATGTCGTCAATTCGAACGGACATCTCTACGAAATCGATCCGGAGTTACGACTTTTATCCCAAGATGATATTCGTGAGAAAGATCTATGTGTTCTTTCCGGAAATTTTCAAATTAAAAATGGAGCCGTTCAAGACGCGAGTTTTAGAGACCTTTATAATTCTGTGGAACACGCGTTTAAAATGTATCCGGCTTTGAAACCTAGAATCTCCGAAGTTTTACTACAAGAAGACGGTGAAATTTTTTTCTTTGCGGACGAGCCAATTCGTTTGAGAATTCAGATCGGTACTCTTCTTCATAGAGATCAGGTTCGAAAACTCTACGCTATATTAGCATATTTTGAAAAAGATAAGATTCAGTCTGAACTTGTAGATATCAGAGGAGAAGACGCTGTCTATCACTGA
- a CDS encoding MlaD family protein, which yields MNLSKHTAVLTGIVFFLAFSLSMYVSVIEKAGTKDEYPYTMKIYYPRLEGIHPGAPVRILGVEKGIVRSLDVVPIDEVEDQRFLNKDQTKAIEIIIRLKEPITLWDNYRITFQTNTILSGRTIDIDPGSFDKEETSFFQPTYLEEEQKSPDFLPSADYFEDFFAASTGVIRENREDIRTSFNNFYEISEKLKSNRGTIPKIINSPETYDNVIELLTDARIFGNDARRYLEGNRKLERSAPIPLTINMYRRTTLIGNVSNRYYFEKL from the coding sequence ATGAATCTTTCCAAACACACAGCCGTTCTAACTGGGATTGTTTTTTTCTTAGCATTTTCCTTAAGTATGTATGTCTCCGTCATTGAAAAGGCCGGAACCAAAGACGAATATCCGTATACCATGAAAATTTATTATCCTCGTTTGGAAGGAATTCATCCAGGCGCACCCGTTCGAATTTTAGGAGTAGAAAAAGGAATTGTGCGTAGTTTAGACGTGGTTCCGATCGATGAAGTAGAAGATCAAAGATTCCTAAATAAGGATCAAACCAAGGCAATCGAAATTATTATTAGACTGAAAGAGCCGATCACACTCTGGGACAATTATAGAATTACATTCCAAACCAATACAATCCTCTCCGGAAGAACCATTGATATAGATCCTGGATCTTTTGATAAAGAAGAGACGTCTTTTTTTCAACCTACCTATTTAGAAGAGGAACAAAAATCTCCCGACTTCTTACCTTCTGCAGATTACTTTGAAGATTTTTTTGCGGCTTCCACAGGAGTCATTCGAGAAAATCGTGAAGACATCCGAACTTCTTTTAATAATTTCTACGAAATTTCAGAAAAGCTAAAATCAAATCGAGGAACAATTCCTAAGATCATTAATTCCCCAGAAACGTACGATAACGTGATCGAATTACTTACGGATGCTAGAATTTTCGGCAACGATGCTCGCCGTTATTTGGAAGGGAACCGCAAGTTGGAACGTTCCGCTCCGATCCCACTCACGATCAACATGTATCGTAGAACTACTTTGATCGGAAACGTGAGTAATCGATATTATTTCGAAAAGTTATAA
- a CDS encoding DUF2179 domain-containing protein, with translation MEFSFPSTGNPIFDYVLLPCFIFLSRVTDVSIGTIRVILLTREKKGIAASLGFLEVLLWVVVITQVIKNLNNVFCYLAYAGGFATGTFIGMILEEKLAIGFSLLRIISPQNGNKIANKLSEAGYGVTTINGHGSRGPVKIVLTVLKRKKIDQAMKIVQNVEPDVFYSIENARRTNTTAFEDSPGLLRRGILEKILKIRK, from the coding sequence ATGGAATTCAGTTTTCCTTCGACAGGAAACCCTATCTTTGATTACGTTTTATTGCCTTGTTTTATTTTTTTATCTAGAGTTACAGACGTATCCATCGGAACGATCCGAGTCATACTTCTTACAAGAGAAAAAAAAGGAATCGCAGCCTCTCTAGGATTTTTAGAGGTCCTACTCTGGGTTGTCGTAATCACTCAGGTTATCAAAAATTTAAACAACGTATTTTGTTATCTCGCCTACGCAGGAGGTTTTGCAACTGGCACTTTTATCGGAATGATTTTAGAAGAAAAACTGGCGATCGGCTTTTCACTTCTAAGAATCATATCCCCTCAAAACGGAAACAAAATCGCAAACAAACTTTCCGAAGCAGGTTACGGGGTGACTACGATAAACGGACACGGCAGCCGGGGCCCGGTCAAAATCGTTCTTACAGTTTTAAAAAGAAAAAAAATCGATCAGGCGATGAAGATCGTTCAGAACGTGGAACCGGACGTATTTTATTCGATAGAAAACGCCCGAAGAACCAATACGACCGCATTCGAAGATTCTCCAGGACTTCTCAGAAGAGGAATCCTGGAAAAAATCCTAAAAATTAGAAAGTAA
- a CDS encoding SET domain-containing protein: MIEKRINKFGENGTFATKAIPKGTLLFSYSEWIEDEEFGWKVLTVEEAESLPDSEKDIFMKYGYDVDFGLVTGPTSDQYVINHSNFMNHSCDPNMWYDQDDNIVAKRDIRAGEELTIDYANFIVNFDQTFECGCGSVNCRKSIRKDDWKLLVNEYQMNFPKFIQKEIKKLYVKIPV, translated from the coding sequence ATGATCGAAAAACGAATCAACAAATTCGGGGAGAACGGAACCTTCGCAACGAAGGCCATCCCCAAGGGAACCTTGCTGTTCAGTTACAGCGAGTGGATCGAAGACGAAGAATTTGGGTGGAAAGTTCTAACGGTCGAAGAAGCCGAGTCGCTTCCCGATTCTGAAAAGGACATCTTCATGAAATACGGATACGATGTGGACTTCGGTTTAGTGACCGGGCCTACCAGTGATCAGTATGTGATCAATCATTCTAACTTCATGAATCATTCTTGTGATCCAAATATGTGGTACGATCAAGACGATAACATCGTAGCCAAAAGGGACATTCGAGCCGGAGAAGAACTTACCATCGACTATGCGAATTTCATCGTAAACTTCGACCAGACCTTCGAGTGCGGCTGTGGATCTGTGAACTGTAGAAAATCCATTCGAAAAGATGATTGGAAACTTCTAGTTAACGAATATCAGATGAACTTTCCTAAATTCATCCAAAAAGAAATCAAAAAACTTTACGTCAAAATTCCGGTATAA
- a CDS encoding class I SAM-dependent methyltransferase — MKIFLKKKRAEAPDTLAHLYLNPKNSSWANLGYWKNSTDYPTACKELALLLGEKADLKPGLKTLDLGFGCGDQFFVWKEEFSLDFSDLVGVNGSFVQTEFAKNLIESKSDVSPKLICSPVEKVILSFPHRSLDRILCLDSASFFSNRIEFCKQAFQILKPGGRLVSAELILKNSKLGMIDSWFRKMICRSGSIPKNNRVTPDSLSQLLRSSGFLLEDFDFLEEYIFEGFSNFLKMKSKEPNIPKNISRKYSYFAEFLGGERMKKYFQFVLYSAVKPS; from the coding sequence ATGAAAATCTTTTTAAAGAAAAAACGCGCAGAAGCTCCGGATACACTCGCACATCTTTATCTCAATCCGAAAAATTCTTCCTGGGCGAATCTCGGTTATTGGAAAAATTCTACCGACTACCCCACTGCCTGTAAAGAGTTAGCACTGCTCTTAGGTGAAAAAGCGGATCTAAAACCTGGACTTAAAACATTGGATCTAGGTTTTGGATGTGGGGATCAGTTCTTCGTTTGGAAGGAAGAATTCTCTCTCGACTTTTCCGATCTAGTAGGTGTCAACGGCTCTTTCGTCCAAACAGAATTTGCAAAAAATCTGATAGAATCTAAATCTGATGTTTCCCCTAAATTGATTTGTTCTCCCGTCGAAAAAGTGATCCTTTCCTTTCCACATCGATCTTTAGATCGAATTCTTTGTCTGGACAGCGCTTCTTTCTTTTCCAATCGAATCGAATTTTGTAAACAGGCCTTTCAAATTCTCAAACCTGGAGGCAGATTAGTTTCCGCCGAACTGATTTTGAAAAATTCGAAACTGGGAATGATAGATTCTTGGTTTAGAAAAATGATTTGTAGATCCGGTTCAATCCCTAAAAACAACCGAGTTACGCCGGATTCTCTTTCCCAACTTCTAAGATCTTCCGGCTTTTTGTTGGAAGATTTTGATTTTTTAGAAGAGTACATCTTTGAAGGTTTTTCAAATTTTCTTAAAATGAAATCGAAAGAACCTAACATTCCTAAAAACATCTCTCGTAAGTATTCCTACTTTGCCGAATTTTTAGGTGGAGAGAGAATGAAGAAATACTTTCAATTTGTTTTATATTCGGCGGTCAAACCGAGCTAA
- a CDS encoding NAD(P)-binding protein gives MKIAILGSGIAGLSACWYLSKEHDVILIERHSLPGMDAHGTDVSLKDGVFRFDVPFRAFKQNYYPCLIEMYNEAGIEFRPVDYSFSLSERDGTTYFQFATIGIGGNFYPFVSPVCFKNGESRKIFSDTIRFYSESAKQLESLHGEQLTISGFLQRFGYSKEFENKYLIPMFATINTCTIQSAKNYPAEAVIRYHSNGLKFLRFLTASHGTKDITEKLSIGAKELRLKTNPRKIEQNGKKVFVSFDDGKEEFDRVIIATPANQAISLLPEEMASEKELLSAFHYEESEILMHTDPSFMPNKKRHWAPLCFTLSPETDKPSATIRLNKVLPEIGKAEIFQTWNPLEEPKRGTLISRSRFERPIIDLKNQKTVEKLKALQEQPGRKIWFCGSYARYGIPLLEAGVSTSLDVKRWVENSEPF, from the coding sequence ATGAAAATAGCAATCTTAGGAAGTGGAATCGCGGGATTGAGCGCGTGTTGGTATCTAAGCAAGGAACATGACGTAATTTTAATTGAACGTCATTCTCTTCCAGGAATGGACGCGCATGGAACGGACGTATCATTAAAGGACGGAGTTTTTCGGTTTGACGTACCTTTTAGAGCGTTCAAACAAAATTACTATCCTTGTCTGATAGAAATGTATAACGAGGCCGGAATCGAATTCAGACCGGTAGATTATTCTTTTTCTTTGAGTGAAAGGGACGGAACTACCTATTTTCAATTTGCTACGATCGGAATCGGAGGAAATTTTTATCCCTTTGTTTCTCCGGTTTGTTTTAAAAACGGGGAATCTAGAAAAATTTTTTCTGATACAATTCGTTTTTATAGTGAATCTGCAAAACAATTGGAATCCCTGCATGGAGAACAACTTACGATTTCCGGATTCTTACAAAGATTCGGATATTCTAAAGAATTTGAAAATAAATATCTGATTCCAATGTTCGCCACCATAAACACGTGTACGATCCAAAGCGCAAAAAATTATCCGGCGGAAGCGGTGATTCGTTATCATTCTAATGGATTGAAGTTTCTGCGATTTTTAACCGCAAGTCATGGAACCAAGGATATTACAGAAAAACTTTCCATCGGAGCAAAGGAGCTTAGATTAAAAACCAATCCTAGAAAGATAGAACAGAACGGGAAAAAAGTATTTGTTTCTTTTGATGACGGAAAAGAAGAATTTGATCGGGTAATTATTGCGACCCCGGCAAATCAGGCCATTTCGTTGCTGCCAGAAGAGATGGCTTCGGAAAAAGAGCTTCTTTCAGCGTTTCATTATGAGGAATCAGAAATTTTAATGCATACCGATCCTTCTTTTATGCCAAATAAAAAAAGACACTGGGCCCCGCTTTGTTTTACACTTTCACCGGAAACAGACAAACCTTCTGCTACAATCCGTTTGAATAAAGTTCTTCCGGAAATCGGAAAGGCTGAAATTTTTCAAACCTGGAATCCATTAGAAGAACCTAAACGAGGAACTTTAATTTCCCGTTCCCGATTTGAAAGACCGATTATCGATTTGAAAAATCAAAAGACGGTAGAAAAACTAAAAGCGCTTCAAGAACAACCTGGAAGAAAAATCTGGTTTTGCGGCTCTTATGCAAGATATGGAATTCCTCTATTAGAAGCGGGGGTCTCTACTTCTTTAGACGTAAAACGTTGGGTAGAAAATTCAGAGCCTTTTTAG
- the msrA gene encoding peptide-methionine (S)-S-oxide reductase MsrA — MVYFRILIFICLIFFFPNLTAAPKMEKATFAGGCFWCMEGPFESLPGVISVVAGYSGGKEFYPTYEEVSRGKTGHRESVQIEFDSSKIHYEELLTVFWNQIDPTDNGGQFADRGNQYRTGIFYHNQIQKKTAEKSKQKISKSGKFSGSIVVEIIPFTSFYPAEEYHQNYYKTNSEQYKKYRKYSGREDYLERMCRQR; from the coding sequence ATGGTTTATTTTAGAATTTTAATTTTTATCTGTCTTATATTCTTTTTTCCTAATTTAACTGCGGCTCCTAAAATGGAAAAAGCCACGTTTGCAGGCGGTTGTTTTTGGTGTATGGAAGGACCTTTCGAATCTCTTCCCGGAGTTATCTCGGTCGTAGCCGGTTATTCCGGAGGAAAAGAATTTTATCCTACTTATGAAGAAGTAAGTCGAGGCAAAACGGGTCATAGAGAAAGTGTTCAAATAGAATTCGATTCTTCTAAAATCCATTATGAAGAGTTATTAACAGTTTTTTGGAATCAAATCGATCCAACGGACAACGGCGGACAATTTGCAGATAGAGGGAATCAATATAGAACCGGCATTTTCTATCACAATCAAATTCAAAAAAAAACCGCCGAAAAATCCAAACAAAAAATTTCAAAATCAGGAAAGTTTTCCGGTTCAATCGTAGTCGAGATCATTCCTTTTACTTCTTTTTATCCTGCGGAAGAATACCACCAAAATTATTACAAAACCAATTCAGAACAATATAAGAAATATAGAAAGTACTCTGGAAGAGAGGATTATTTAGAAAGAATGTGTAGACAACGTTAA
- a CDS encoding PAS domain-containing protein, protein MEEIYVYDESKNRGGKEIMNLSSILVSYFYQYPHAMFITNRCGMIEYINPVFETLSGYSRSELIGQNPKLFQAGVHDPCFYEELWKTILSGKEYEGNFLNRNGSGETIAWKERITPLRDEAGNISNFLCRVDLSSKDEVGAVPTQEQSMPAENLQNTKVKESLFPQLQREYGLTCQEAKICERLVAGQTRACLIQQLGVHSGTLKNHLKAIYRKTIEKDLPQPGQGRDKLQRLTMFLIRLC, encoded by the coding sequence ATGGAGGAGATCTATGTCTACGATGAAAGTAAAAATCGAGGAGGTAAAGAAATTATGAACCTTTCTTCGATTTTAGTTTCTTATTTTTATCAATATCCACACGCGATGTTTATAACAAATCGGTGCGGGATGATTGAATATATCAATCCGGTATTTGAAACACTTTCCGGTTATAGCAGAAGTGAACTGATTGGGCAAAATCCGAAGTTGTTTCAAGCCGGTGTACACGATCCTTGTTTCTACGAAGAATTATGGAAAACAATTCTTTCAGGCAAAGAATACGAAGGGAATTTCTTAAATCGAAATGGGTCAGGAGAAACGATTGCTTGGAAGGAAAGGATTACCCCTCTTCGAGACGAAGCGGGAAACATTTCAAATTTCTTATGTAGAGTAGACCTTTCTTCGAAAGACGAGGTCGGTGCGGTTCCAACCCAAGAACAGTCGATGCCAGCCGAAAATCTTCAAAACACAAAAGTTAAAGAATCTCTTTTCCCGCAACTGCAAAGGGAATACGGACTAACGTGTCAGGAAGCGAAAATCTGTGAACGTTTGGTTGCGGGTCAGACAAGAGCTTGTCTAATTCAACAACTTGGAGTACATTCAGGAACTCTAAAGAACCATCTCAAAGCGATTTATAGAAAAACGATCGAAAAAGATTTGCCTCAACCTGGGCAAGGAAGAGATAAACTTCAAAGACTTACCATGTTTTTGATTCGTCTCTGCTGA
- a CDS encoding GyrI-like domain-containing protein, producing the protein MKECFMPQKHLIGIGTRTKNENEMGSNGNIPKLWEKFFGEVLPKLKITDKFIYAVYKDYESDENGEYSFFIGVPSDEINIFETVQLPEGKFLELTSSKGKSPNIIIELWQVVWANSDIKRRRAFEIDYEIYPIDFLTTSETQVRLFLSIKD; encoded by the coding sequence ATGAAAGAATGTTTCATGCCTCAAAAACATCTTATTGGAATCGGAACTCGTACAAAGAATGAAAATGAAATGGGATCAAACGGAAACATTCCGAAATTATGGGAGAAATTTTTCGGTGAAGTTTTACCTAAACTCAAGATCACAGACAAGTTCATCTATGCCGTCTACAAAGATTACGAAAGCGACGAAAACGGAGAATACTCTTTTTTCATCGGAGTTCCTTCCGATGAAATTAATATCTTCGAAACAGTTCAACTTCCGGAAGGAAAATTCTTGGAATTGACTTCGTCAAAAGGTAAAAGTCCGAATATTATCATTGAACTCTGGCAAGTAGTTTGGGCAAACTCGGATATAAAACGCAGACGAGCTTTTGAAATAGACTATGAAATTTATCCAATAGATTTTTTGACAACTTCAGAAACTCAAGTTCGTCTTTTTCTTTCCATCAAGGATTAA
- a CDS encoding glutathione S-transferase family protein produces the protein MTNLQLVIGDKKLSSWSMRPWILLKEKNIPFIEISLTLNTPEFYEKIKLYSDARKVPVLIDGDVKIWDTNSIVEYLAETFPEKNLWPKDKTLRAIARSVVAEMHSGFSDLRKNLPMKIIERLYGKSFPEEVWKDIQRIESIWKDCLNLYQGPFLFGKEFTIADAFYTPVVGRFITYGIKLDSEANKYVSTISGLHSYKEWIEEALKSK, from the coding sequence ATGACAAATCTTCAACTTGTGATCGGTGACAAAAAACTTTCCTCTTGGTCCATGCGTCCTTGGATTTTATTAAAAGAAAAGAATATTCCATTTATTGAAATTTCTCTAACTCTAAACACACCCGAATTTTACGAAAAAATAAAACTCTATTCCGATGCGCGTAAAGTGCCAGTTCTAATAGACGGAGACGTCAAAATCTGGGACACCAACAGCATCGTAGAATACTTGGCAGAAACCTTTCCCGAAAAAAATCTTTGGCCCAAAGATAAAACATTAAGAGCCATCGCTCGTTCCGTCGTAGCTGAAATGCACTCCGGCTTTTCCGATCTTAGAAAAAATCTACCAATGAAAATAATCGAAAGACTCTACGGCAAATCGTTTCCCGAAGAAGTTTGGAAAGATATTCAAAGAATTGAATCTATTTGGAAAGACTGTTTGAATTTATATCAAGGTCCTTTTTTATTCGGAAAAGAATTTACGATCGCCGACGCATTTTATACTCCCGTTGTGGGAAGATTCATTACATACGGAATAAAACTCGATTCGGAAGCAAATAAATATGTTTCTACGATCAGCGGTCTTCATTCTTATAAAGAATGGATAGAAGAAGCTTTAAAAAGTAAGTAA